The following are encoded in a window of bacterium SCSIO 12643 genomic DNA:
- a CDS encoding ion transporter translates to MNKIRKELHTIVFGTETRLGRLFDLVLLWVILFSILVVMLESVPQLNQEYKEIFFWIEWILTVVFTLEYILRIWISERKTKYIFSFWGIIDLLSILPTYLSILLTGYHYLIIVRIFRLLRVFRILKLVRFNNEAQSLINALKSSMYKIGVFLVAVLAIVTFMGALMYVVESNDEGFTSIPQSIYWAIVTVTTVGYGDMVPESVLGKIISSFAMIIGYAIIAVPTGIVTVGISKASNVTKTCPNCEHSNPEEAKFCNECGQSLLESQQV, encoded by the coding sequence ATGAATAAGATTAGAAAAGAATTACACACCATAGTATTTGGAACAGAAACCCGTTTAGGTCGTCTATTTGATCTGGTTTTGTTATGGGTGATTTTATTCAGTATTCTGGTGGTGATGTTGGAGAGTGTCCCACAGTTGAACCAAGAATACAAAGAGATATTTTTCTGGATTGAGTGGATTCTAACCGTAGTATTTACGCTGGAATACATTCTTCGGATATGGATTTCCGAAAGGAAAACTAAGTACATTTTTAGTTTCTGGGGGATTATTGACCTGCTTTCGATTTTACCAACCTATTTAAGTATTCTTTTAACCGGATATCACTATTTGATTATTGTACGAATATTTAGATTGCTCAGAGTATTCAGGATCTTGAAATTGGTGAGATTTAACAATGAAGCGCAATCGCTTATCAATGCATTGAAATCCAGTATGTATAAGATTGGTGTATTTCTCGTAGCGGTTCTGGCTATTGTTACTTTTATGGGGGCTTTGATGTACGTGGTAGAGAGTAATGATGAAGGATTTACCAGTATCCCACAAAGTATTTACTGGGCTATTGTTACAGTTACGACTGTAGGGTATGGAGATATGGTGCCTGAATCTGTTTTGGGAAAAATTATTTCATCCTTTGCGATGATTATTGGTTATGCCATCATTGCGGTTCCCACAGGGATTGTAACTGTTGGAATTTCAAAAGCTTCCAATGTAACCAAAACATGCCCGAATTGTGAGCATTCTAATCCGGAAGAAGCAAAATTTTGTAATGAGTGTGGGCAGTCTTTATTGGAATCCCAGCAAGTGTAA
- a CDS encoding S8 family peptidase — protein MKKSYIIWIGIWLFSLGLNAQNKMSAQLLNDLQNSPKQWQQVLVVGSERVDGFAYSQTERAKYTSNDEFVKSFLKELRDVADKNQNWLEEVPAKEFKVIYKFWSVNMVALEASPKALQYLNHHPDIYWMEELSERPVIWDKPVEMNPATQRSIGGIENGISVVKADQMWSMGYTGLGSKLLTFDTGVWPDHPTFRDQFLGYHVPLKEAWFGYDTYFPGDKPGSHGTHVTGTCLGLAPQNDDTIGVAYNAYFMATDPIVEDLADIKTAFELMRAYEWALNPDGDLNTVEDMPDVINNSWGRPYTPDDSAVCDGWVNDLFVNMEVANIISIHSAGNSGPNMQTIGYPAVSNASVVNNFSVGAVNGHISSYPIAGFSSRGPSVCGDTGSLLIKPEVVGPGVNVRSGVRNTNGTYDYSNFQGTSMSAPHVSGVSLLLREAFPNANATEIKEALYYTAIDLGVVGEDNTYGNGLIDAVAAFNYLSNIHTPAVPVFTNLDIHLTDFSVKEQNRYCNPGEIKAYFNNTVDVPYGTVQFQYGVVGQSSQFKNITSGTFKTDDSVTFDVSMMLQPGWNEFFVRTSYFGQLSETDTINNTRYVRFWNAGQMELPYQEKFDSNHVFESSMFVQNPDERLTWDTALVQGKSQLSHAALMKLSDYDPRLYQHDYLETPLIKTPVSSSLTMTFDLSYQLRFNGFKDSVFVDVSTDCGQSWVNSGYVKGPDSLNTTTKPVTGDWVPQDDTDWRTETVDLSSFLNTSSFMVRIGVSNGKGNYLYIDNVNVFDDQGPLSVKNPEQENWMMYPNPNQLKTLHFNAEFSGEIYTITGVKIHTFVNRNQLDISNLNSGIYIVYNRDLEAYKKLIVR, from the coding sequence ATGAAGAAGAGTTACATTATATGGATTGGCATATGGTTATTCAGTTTGGGGCTTAATGCTCAAAACAAAATGAGCGCCCAGCTGTTAAACGATTTACAGAATTCGCCAAAACAATGGCAACAAGTATTGGTGGTGGGGTCAGAGCGTGTGGATGGATTTGCTTATTCTCAAACTGAAAGAGCAAAATATACAAGTAATGATGAATTTGTAAAATCGTTTTTAAAGGAGTTAAGAGATGTAGCTGATAAAAATCAAAACTGGTTAGAAGAAGTTCCTGCAAAAGAATTTAAAGTGATTTATAAATTTTGGAGTGTGAATATGGTGGCATTAGAAGCATCACCCAAAGCGCTACAATATTTAAATCATCATCCGGATATTTATTGGATGGAAGAATTATCAGAAAGACCTGTGATATGGGATAAACCGGTGGAGATGAATCCTGCAACGCAAAGATCAATAGGAGGGATAGAAAATGGAATTTCTGTGGTAAAAGCAGATCAAATGTGGAGTATGGGATACACGGGATTAGGAAGTAAGCTGCTTACATTTGATACAGGAGTATGGCCGGATCATCCAACTTTTAGAGATCAGTTCTTAGGATATCATGTTCCGTTAAAAGAAGCCTGGTTTGGTTACGATACCTATTTCCCTGGAGATAAGCCTGGATCTCATGGAACACATGTTACTGGAACTTGCTTGGGGTTAGCTCCGCAAAATGATGATACGATTGGAGTGGCTTACAATGCCTATTTTATGGCTACTGATCCGATTGTTGAAGATTTAGCAGATATTAAAACAGCATTTGAGTTAATGCGTGCATATGAATGGGCTTTAAATCCGGATGGAGATTTAAATACCGTTGAGGATATGCCAGATGTCATTAACAATTCCTGGGGACGTCCGTATACTCCAGATGATTCAGCAGTATGCGATGGATGGGTAAATGATTTATTTGTGAATATGGAAGTAGCTAATATCATTTCTATTCATAGTGCCGGGAATTCTGGACCAAATATGCAAACTATTGGATATCCGGCAGTATCAAATGCATCCGTAGTAAATAACTTCTCCGTAGGTGCGGTTAACGGACATATATCCTCATATCCGATAGCTGGTTTTTCATCTCGAGGACCATCGGTATGTGGAGATACCGGATCATTGTTAATCAAACCGGAAGTTGTAGGTCCAGGAGTAAATGTAAGATCTGGGGTTCGAAACACTAATGGAACCTACGACTATTCTAATTTTCAGGGAACCTCTATGTCAGCGCCACATGTATCTGGAGTCTCCTTGTTACTGAGAGAGGCCTTTCCAAATGCCAATGCAACTGAAATCAAGGAAGCTTTATACTATACAGCGATTGATTTAGGAGTTGTTGGAGAAGATAATACCTATGGAAATGGACTTATCGATGCAGTTGCCGCATTTAATTATTTATCTAATATCCATACTCCCGCTGTTCCCGTATTTACCAACCTGGATATTCATTTGACTGATTTTAGTGTTAAAGAACAAAATCGATATTGTAATCCAGGCGAAATAAAAGCGTATTTCAATAATACGGTTGATGTACCATATGGTACCGTTCAATTTCAATATGGAGTTGTAGGACAGAGCAGTCAATTTAAAAATATAACCTCGGGAACATTTAAAACTGATGATAGCGTAACCTTTGATGTTTCTATGATGCTTCAACCTGGGTGGAATGAGTTTTTTGTTAGAACGAGTTATTTTGGACAATTATCAGAGACAGATACCATTAATAACACCAGATATGTAAGGTTTTGGAACGCTGGACAGATGGAGCTGCCATATCAGGAGAAATTTGATTCGAACCATGTTTTTGAAAGTTCGATGTTTGTTCAAAACCCTGATGAAAGATTAACGTGGGATACCGCTTTGGTGCAGGGAAAGTCTCAATTATCTCATGCAGCTTTGATGAAGTTATCAGATTATGACCCACGATTGTATCAACATGATTATTTAGAAACGCCATTAATTAAAACACCAGTTTCTTCTTCATTGACTATGACATTTGATTTAAGTTATCAGCTTAGGTTTAATGGGTTTAAAGATTCCGTATTTGTAGATGTTTCTACAGATTGCGGACAATCCTGGGTGAATAGTGGATATGTAAAAGGACCTGATAGTTTGAATACCACCACAAAACCGGTTACCGGAGATTGGGTACCTCAAGATGATACAGATTGGAGAACGGAAACAGTGGATTTGAGTTCGTTTTTAAACACTTCAAGTTTTATGGTACGTATTGGAGTATCAAATGGAAAAGGGAATTATTTGTATATCGATAATGTAAATGTTTTTGATGATCAGGGACCTCTTTCGGTCAAGAATCCGGAACAGGAAAACTGGATGATGTATCCTAACCCGAATCAACTGAAAACATTACATTTTAATGCTGAATTTTCGGGTGAAATCTATACCATTACTGGCGTAAAGATTCATACATTCGTAAACAGAAATCAATTAGATATTTCGAATTTAAATTCTGGAATATACATTGTATATAACAGGGATTTGGAGGCGTATAAAAAACTAATTGTACGATAA
- a CDS encoding methylmalonyl-CoA mutase family protein, translating to MTKTEVYKPENKVRIVTAASLFDGHDAAINVMRRIIQSTGCEVIHLGHDRSVEDVVNCAIQEDVQAIAMTSYQGGHTEYLKYMYDLLKENGAGHIKIFAGGGGTILPSEIKELEAYGIERIYHPDDGREMGLQGMINDLVQRSDFPVGKGLTNELSKIKSKDKVAIAKLISGAENYSEEYTEIWKELAPLTEASKTPVLGITGTGGAGKSSLVDELVRRFLIDFEYKNIAIVSVDPSKRKTGGALLGDRIRMNAINNNRVYMRSLATRQSNLALSKHVAKSLEILKAAEFDLIILETSGIGQSDTEIMDHSDVSLYVMTPEFGAATQLEKIDMLDFADLVAINKFDKRGALDAIRDVKKQYMRNHNLWDADMDSLPVFGTIASQFNDPGMNSLYKSIMDKIHETSGVDMKSGFEITKEMSEKVFVIPPSRVRYLSEISENNRAYDKDVTKQADIAQKLYGIYKTMQTVSGADLILDKSGVSIEEGVLSEDNKILFELLQKEFDRVKMDLNPHHWETIISWNDKVKKYKDPVFKFKVRDKELSIKTHTESLSHSQIPKISLPKYTAWGDLLKWSLQENVPGEYPYTAGLFPFKREGEDPTRMFAGEGGPERTNRRFHYVSQGMPAKRLSTAFDSVTLYGNDPDTRPDIYGKIGNSGVSICCLDDAKKLYSGFDLSHPLTSVSMTINGPAPMLLGFFMNAAIDQNCEKYIVENGLEKEVEAKIKAIYDKKGVIRPSYQGDLPNGNDGLGLMLLGVTGDQVLPADVYAKIKAETLTKVRGTVQADILKEDQAQNTCIFSTEFALKLMGDVQEYFINNGVRNFYSVSISGYHIAEAGANPITQLALTLANGFTYVEYYMSRGMDINKFGPNLSFFFSNGIDPEYAVIGRVARRIWSKALKHKYGANARAQMLKYHIQTSGRSLHAQEIDFNDIRTTLQALYAINDNCNSLHTNAYDEAITTPTEESVRRAMAIQLIINRELGLSKNENPIQGAFIIEELTDLVEEAVLREFDRITERGGVLGAMETMYQRSKIQEESLHYETLKHTGEFPIIGVNTYLSSEGSPTVQPKEVIRATEEEKQYQIEMLSELHKGNEERVNEELEKVRNAAIQNENIFDQLMEASKYCSLGQITNSLFLVGGQYRRNM from the coding sequence ATGACTAAAACAGAGGTGTATAAGCCAGAAAATAAGGTGAGAATTGTAACTGCCGCGTCATTGTTTGATGGACACGATGCTGCAATCAATGTAATGCGTAGAATTATTCAATCTACAGGTTGTGAGGTTATTCACCTTGGTCACGACAGAAGTGTAGAGGATGTTGTGAATTGTGCCATACAGGAAGACGTTCAGGCTATCGCAATGACATCTTATCAGGGAGGACATACAGAGTATTTGAAATATATGTATGATCTACTAAAAGAAAATGGTGCAGGTCATATTAAAATATTTGCTGGTGGTGGTGGAACAATTTTACCATCAGAGATCAAAGAATTAGAAGCTTACGGAATAGAGAGAATCTATCATCCCGATGATGGTCGTGAAATGGGACTACAAGGGATGATTAATGATTTGGTTCAACGTTCTGATTTCCCAGTAGGAAAAGGGCTGACCAATGAATTATCAAAAATCAAATCTAAAGATAAAGTAGCCATTGCAAAGCTGATTAGTGGAGCGGAGAATTATTCTGAGGAGTATACAGAAATCTGGAAAGAATTAGCGCCTTTAACTGAGGCTTCCAAAACTCCGGTATTAGGAATTACAGGAACAGGTGGAGCAGGAAAGTCATCTTTAGTAGATGAGTTGGTAAGAAGATTCTTAATTGATTTTGAGTATAAAAATATAGCGATTGTATCTGTAGATCCATCAAAGAGAAAAACGGGAGGTGCGTTATTAGGTGATAGAATTCGTATGAATGCGATCAATAATAATCGTGTATATATGCGTTCGTTAGCGACTCGTCAAAGTAACCTCGCATTATCTAAACATGTTGCAAAATCTTTAGAGATTTTAAAAGCAGCAGAGTTTGATTTGATCATACTGGAAACATCAGGAATTGGTCAGTCGGATACCGAGATTATGGATCACTCAGATGTTTCGTTATACGTAATGACCCCTGAGTTTGGTGCAGCTACACAATTGGAAAAAATCGATATGTTAGATTTCGCAGATTTAGTGGCAATCAACAAATTCGATAAAAGAGGAGCTTTAGATGCTATCCGTGATGTGAAAAAGCAATATATGCGTAACCATAATCTTTGGGATGCAGATATGGATAGTTTACCCGTATTTGGAACAATTGCTTCGCAGTTCAATGACCCGGGAATGAATTCATTGTACAAAAGTATAATGGATAAAATTCATGAAACCTCTGGTGTTGATATGAAATCGGGATTTGAAATTACAAAAGAGATGTCTGAAAAGGTATTTGTAATACCTCCATCAAGAGTTAGATATTTATCTGAGATTTCAGAAAATAACAGAGCATACGATAAAGATGTTACCAAGCAAGCGGATATTGCGCAGAAGCTTTATGGCATTTATAAGACGATGCAAACCGTTTCCGGAGCAGATTTAATTCTGGATAAATCTGGAGTAAGTATCGAAGAAGGTGTTTTATCGGAAGACAATAAAATACTTTTTGAACTTTTACAAAAAGAGTTTGATCGCGTAAAAATGGATTTAAACCCACATCATTGGGAAACGATTATTTCCTGGAATGATAAGGTGAAAAAATACAAAGACCCTGTATTTAAGTTTAAAGTAAGAGATAAAGAATTATCAATTAAAACACATACAGAGTCATTATCTCATAGCCAAATCCCAAAGATTTCTTTACCAAAGTATACTGCGTGGGGAGATTTATTAAAATGGAGTTTACAAGAGAACGTTCCCGGAGAATATCCATATACCGCAGGTTTGTTCCCATTCAAACGTGAAGGGGAAGACCCGACAAGAATGTTTGCCGGAGAAGGTGGTCCTGAAAGAACCAACAGAAGATTCCATTATGTAAGTCAGGGAATGCCGGCAAAGCGTTTATCTACGGCATTTGATTCTGTAACACTTTATGGTAATGATCCAGATACACGTCCGGATATTTATGGTAAGATTGGTAATTCTGGTGTGTCTATTTGCTGTTTGGATGATGCCAAGAAGTTGTATTCCGGTTTTGATTTATCACATCCATTAACGTCAGTTTCAATGACCATTAATGGACCTGCGCCAATGTTATTAGGGTTCTTTATGAATGCGGCTATTGATCAAAACTGTGAGAAGTACATTGTTGAAAATGGACTAGAGAAAGAAGTAGAGGCTAAAATCAAAGCTATTTACGATAAAAAAGGAGTGATACGTCCAAGCTATCAGGGTGATTTGCCTAATGGAAACGATGGTCTGGGATTGATGTTATTAGGTGTAACCGGTGATCAGGTGCTTCCGGCTGATGTTTATGCAAAGATTAAAGCAGAGACGTTAACCAAAGTAAGAGGTACTGTACAAGCGGATATCTTAAAAGAAGATCAAGCACAGAATACATGTATTTTCTCTACTGAGTTTGCGTTGAAATTGATGGGTGATGTACAAGAATATTTCATCAACAATGGGGTGCGTAATTTCTATTCCGTATCGATTTCGGGGTATCATATTGCCGAAGCAGGGGCAAATCCAATTACGCAATTGGCTTTAACCTTGGCAAATGGATTTACTTATGTAGAATATTACATGAGTAGAGGAATGGATATCAATAAATTCGGACCGAACTTATCATTCTTCTTTTCAAACGGAATTGATCCTGAATATGCGGTAATTGGTAGAGTGGCACGTAGAATTTGGAGTAAAGCATTAAAACATAAATATGGTGCGAATGCACGTGCGCAAATGTTGAAATATCATATTCAAACAAGTGGTCGTTCGTTACACGCTCAGGAGATTGACTTCAATGATATTCGCACTACGTTGCAGGCACTTTATGCGATAAATGATAACTGTAACTCTTTGCATACCAATGCATATGATGAGGCAATTACAACTCCAACGGAGGAATCTGTTAGAAGAGCAATGGCTATTCAGTTGATCATTAACCGCGAGTTGGGATTATCTAAAAACGAAAACCCAATTCAAGGTGCATTTATCATTGAAGAGCTAACTGATTTAGTGGAAGAAGCGGTATTGAGAGAATTCGATAGAATTACCGAGAGAGGTGGGGTGCTTGGAGCAATGGAGACCATGTATCAAAGAAGTAAGATCCAGGAGGAATCTTTACATTATGAAACGTTAAAACATACCGGAGAATTCCCTATTATTGGTGTGAATACTTATTTGAGTTCTGAAGGGTCTCCAACAGTTCAGCCGAAAGAAGTGATTCGAGCAACTGAAGAGGAGAAGCAATATCAAATTGAAATGTTATCTGAATTGCATAAAGGAAATGAGGAGAGAGTGAATGAGGAATTGGAGAAAGTGAGAAACGCAGCTATTCAGAATGAAAATATTTTTGATCAATTAATGGAAGCTTCTAAGTATTGTTCTTTGGGACAAATTACGAATTCTTTATTTTTGGTTGGAGGACAGTATAGAAGAAATATGTAA
- a CDS encoding DUF2490 domain-containing protein, which translates to MLAMHGTYAQNQDFGIWAGVKVSKKWNKKWSAFGEVQTRLFQNVTSIRSAYFQGGVNYKFAKWYKLGVVYRYTDFGEIETNRFDIDNEFRHKVKKNTFEIRLKYQKTIVANDLRGNRYRIRFKYSYKINKKLKPYVKAQYFYTQAYDFNGWHQQRYTLGTLIRIRKRNYIDLFYNYDFEFNVRRPDERFIVGIKYKLELK; encoded by the coding sequence ATGCTCGCGATGCATGGTACCTATGCACAGAATCAAGATTTTGGAATTTGGGCTGGAGTTAAAGTGAGTAAAAAATGGAACAAGAAGTGGAGTGCTTTCGGAGAAGTGCAAACGCGATTGTTTCAAAATGTCACTTCCATCCGATCAGCTTATTTTCAGGGAGGAGTCAATTATAAGTTTGCCAAATGGTATAAACTGGGAGTGGTGTACCGATATACAGATTTTGGCGAGATAGAAACCAATAGGTTTGATATTGATAATGAATTTAGGCACAAGGTAAAGAAAAATACTTTTGAGATCAGATTGAAGTATCAAAAGACCATTGTAGCTAACGATTTAAGAGGAAATAGATATAGAATTCGATTTAAGTATAGCTACAAAATCAATAAAAAGTTGAAACCATATGTAAAAGCACAGTATTTTTACACACAAGCCTACGATTTTAATGGATGGCATCAACAACGCTATACTTTAGGTACGTTGATTCGAATTCGTAAAAGAAATTACATTGACCTCTTTTACAATTACGATTTTGAATTTAATGTGAGACGTCCTGATGAGCGATTTATTGTTGGGATAAAATATAAACTGGAACTGAAATAA
- a CDS encoding DUF4956 domain-containing protein, translating to MILEINPTHFFESNLTEVATLEFGVRFLMNTIALAIIILKIYQPTRRDQEYMFTYLIFGPIVFFMVSLFAQTQLGVGFAFGLFAVFSILRYRTTTIPVKEMTYMFTVISISVINAITTEMMVWSNLLIINLIIVLIVYLTEKAFYKKGIETQIILYEKIENIHPDRSAELIKDLEERTGNQVEKFDVLESDYLRDSVRLRIYYRPAN from the coding sequence ATGATACTAGAAATAAATCCAACACATTTTTTTGAATCTAACCTTACCGAAGTAGCAACTTTGGAGTTCGGAGTGAGATTCTTGATGAATACCATAGCGTTGGCAATTATAATCTTAAAAATTTATCAGCCTACTCGAAGAGATCAGGAGTACATGTTTACTTATTTGATCTTTGGGCCGATTGTATTTTTCATGGTGAGCTTGTTTGCGCAAACGCAATTGGGTGTTGGATTTGCCTTTGGACTATTTGCGGTGTTTTCTATTTTAAGGTATAGAACCACTACGATTCCTGTAAAGGAAATGACCTATATGTTTACGGTAATCTCTATATCCGTAATCAATGCCATTACGACTGAAATGATGGTATGGAGCAATTTGTTGATCATTAACCTGATTATTGTATTGATCGTTTATTTAACAGAGAAAGCATTCTATAAAAAGGGAATTGAAACTCAGATTATTCTATACGAGAAAATCGAGAATATCCATCCCGATCGTTCTGCTGAGTTGATCAAAGATTTGGAAGAACGTACTGGAAATCAAGTGGAGAAATTTGATGTTTTGGAATCTGATTATTTAAGAGATTCTGTAAGACTTAGAATCTATTATCGTCCAGCGAATTAA
- a CDS encoding polyphosphate polymerase domain-containing protein: protein MIREITHILSEIPTVSLLDLEQVEFESRIDTKYVFHQDLLVSFLDDIKDELQVLEISGERIFGYENVYFDDPNYTFFKKHHSGFANRSKVRIRKYSDKGPFFFEIKSKTNKGKTEKYRVPLQYFGLDNDVEISNYLRSRIGYKMNELNRKTNINYQRITFTNKDLSEKYTIDFHMNTSNKNGSYDFKNLTIVEVKQKKFSGLSPFLRALRKINVAPTRFSKYCTSVIRLDHSVKHNRFKPILRKVDKIISA, encoded by the coding sequence ATGATTCGGGAAATTACCCATATCCTATCTGAGATTCCAACTGTATCATTATTGGATTTGGAACAAGTTGAATTTGAATCTAGAATTGATACCAAGTATGTCTTTCATCAGGATTTGCTCGTCTCTTTTTTGGATGACATCAAAGATGAACTGCAAGTTCTGGAAATATCCGGAGAAAGAATTTTTGGATATGAAAATGTATATTTTGATGATCCAAATTATACATTTTTCAAAAAACACCATTCCGGATTTGCGAATCGAAGCAAAGTGAGAATCCGTAAATATTCAGATAAGGGGCCATTCTTTTTTGAGATAAAATCTAAGACGAATAAAGGGAAAACCGAGAAATACAGGGTGCCATTGCAGTATTTTGGTTTAGATAATGATGTCGAGATTTCTAATTATTTGAGAAGTCGAATTGGTTATAAGATGAATGAGTTGAATAGAAAAACAAATATCAACTATCAACGTATTACCTTTACCAATAAAGATTTATCTGAAAAATATACCATAGATTTTCACATGAATACCTCCAATAAGAATGGTTCATACGATTTTAAGAATTTAACGATTGTAGAGGTGAAGCAGAAGAAGTTCTCCGGTTTAAGCCCGTTTTTGAGAGCTCTTAGAAAGATAAACGTAGCACCGACACGATTTTCTAAATATTGTACCTCTGTGATACGGTTAGACCATTCCGTAAAACATAATAGGTTTAAACCCATTTTGCGAAAAGTGGATAAAATAATTAGCGCATAA